A region from the Mya arenaria isolate MELC-2E11 chromosome 2, ASM2691426v1 genome encodes:
- the LOC128225104 gene encoding calcyphosin-like protein isoform X1, which yields MYRGFSTEKATMEDKVRSLIDNLRGQCLKRGVGGIRELSVVFRRMDVDFSKRLCYQEFEEGVKAYELIMTNEDIDLLFNTFDTNKNRQIDFLELVAKLRPPMCQARKNVVNQSFDRLDANQNGILELEDLKIVYSSNARKHPKYMSGEWTEEQVLRNFLDSIDTPGNPDGKVTREEFLNYYAGVSATVDDDSYFDLMMRACYGLPNKGEKTK from the exons ATGTACCGCGGATTTTCAACAGAGAAAGCCACAATGGAGGATAAAGTACGCAGCCTGATCGATAACCTAAGGGGTCAATGTTTAAAAAGAGGAGTCGGCGGCATTAGGGAACTTAGTGTGGTATTTAGACGGATGGATGTTGACTTTTCTAAGCGGCTGTGTTACCAAGAGTTCGAGGAAGGCGTGAAAGCCTACGAGCTGATAATGACAAACGAAGATATTGATTTACTGTTCAATACgtttgatacaaataaaaaccGGCAAATTGACTTTTTGGAGTTGGTTGCCAAACTGCGACCACCTATGTGCCAGGCGAGGAAGAATGTTGTCAACCAGTCCTTTGATAGACTAGACGCCAATCAAAATGGCATTCTGGAACTGGAAGACCTCAAGA TTGTATATTCTTCAAACGCGAGGAAACATCCGAAATATATGTCCGGTGAATGGACGGAGGAGCAAGTACTTCGGAACTTTTTGGACAGTATCGATACTCCCGGTAACCCGGATGGAAAGGTCACGCGCGAGGAGTTCTTGAATTACTACGCCGGAGTCAGTGCTACAGTCGACGATGACAGCTACTTTGACCTCATGATGAGAGCATGTTATGGTCTTCCAAACAAAGGcgaaaaaacaaaatag
- the LOC128225104 gene encoding calcyphosin-like protein isoform X2, which translates to MSETAESLIECLRARCLQGGCQGIKGLSVVFRAMDIDYSKRIVLEELKDALERFGIKMSDGYLKTLFDALDVNNSGGIDFCEFMHKLRPPMRQCRIDIINEAFDVLDVNKDGAICLDDLNVVYSSNARKHPKYMSGEWTEEQVLRNFLDSIDTPGNPDGKVTREEFLNYYAGVSATVDDDSYFDLMMRACYGLPNKGEKTK; encoded by the exons ATGTCTGAGACTGCAGAGTCATTGATTGAATGTCTACGGGCACGCTGTCTGCAAGGCGGCTGTCAAGGAATAAAGGGGCTCAGCGTCGTGTTCCGTGCGATGGATATTGATTACTCAAAACGGATTGTCTTGGAAGAGCTCAAGGACGCGCTGGAACGCTTTGGTATCAAAATGTCTGACGGTTACCTGAAGACGCTTTTTGATGCTCTTGACGTCAATAACAGTGGTGGGATTGACTTCTGTGAGTTCATGCATAAGTTGCGCCCACCCATGCGTCAGTGTCGTATAGACATTATAAATGAGGCGTTTGACGTTCTTGATGTCAATAAAGACGGCGCAATCTGTCTAGATGACTTAAATG TTGTATATTCTTCAAACGCGAGGAAACATCCGAAATATATGTCCGGTGAATGGACGGAGGAGCAAGTACTTCGGAACTTTTTGGACAGTATCGATACTCCCGGTAACCCGGATGGAAAGGTCACGCGCGAGGAGTTCTTGAATTACTACGCCGGAGTCAGTGCTACAGTCGACGATGACAGCTACTTTGACCTCATGATGAGAGCATGTTATGGTCTTCCAAACAAAGGcgaaaaaacaaaatag